CGGTTCATGCAAACAACAGCACAAGCGTCTTCACACGCCAATCGTGAACCCCCCCCCAACGTCAAACGGGGCGGCTGGTTCGGCCGAAATTGGCTGCGGCTCTGTTTCTTGCTCGTCTTGCTCGCGGTGCTAGGCGGGGTCGGCGGATATTTGTACAAGTTCGGCCCGATCCTTTTCAGCACTCCCTATCACCAAACGATCGCCGAGCTGCGGCATAGTCCGCAGGTGAAGCAATTGCTCGGCGAGCCGATCCACGATGGCTGGTTTCCTGTCGGCAGCGTGAACAACGATGAAGGCGAAGCCCGGCTGTATCTGAAGCTGCACGGACCGAAAATGGCCGACGGCCATGAA
This genomic interval from Pirellulales bacterium contains the following:
- a CDS encoding cytochrome c oxidase assembly factor Coa1 family protein — its product is MQTTAQASSHANREPPPNVKRGGWFGRNWLRLCFLLVLLAVLGGVGGYLYKFGPILFSTPYHQTIAELRHSPQVKQLLGEPIHDGWFPVGSVNNDEGEARLYLKLHGPKMADGHESTADVSVQARSVEGEWGFTQFDITPSGGQRLSLMDEISGPPPDLLPFNGNNAQTPPSTTEATPPPDVKIDIPDMPSDSGKK